A genomic segment from Mastomys coucha isolate ucsf_1 unplaced genomic scaffold, UCSF_Mcou_1 pScaffold7, whole genome shotgun sequence encodes:
- the Pnpla4 gene encoding patatin-like phospholipase domain-containing protein 4, which translates to MTHIHLSFSACGFLGIYHLGAATALRTRGRGLLRDVTGFAGASAGALVASVLLTAPERIEACTRFAFAFAQETRMQALGPVTPGYDFMGRLRSGIDSILPQHAHELARGRLHVSLTGVADWQNRLVSSFASRDDLITVLLASCFVPVYAGLKPVEYEGQRWMDGGLTDSLPVLPTGRTVTFSPFSGRVDVSPQDSRWPGVYVSVAKQDAMVSVANVVRVWQALFPPGRQTMEAIYCRGMIDTARFLRRERWSQ; encoded by the coding sequence ATGACTCACATCCACCTCTCCTTCTCGGCCTGCGGGTTTCTGGGTATTTACCATTTGGGGGCAGCGACTGCTCTGCGCACGCGCGGGCGGGGCCTGCTGCGTGACGTCACAGGCTTCGCGGGCGCCTCGGCGGGGGCGCTGGTTGCCAGCGTGCTGTTGACTGCACCGGAGAGGATCGAGGCGTGTACCAGGTTCGCGTTTGCCTTCGCTCAGGAGACGAGGATGCAGGCGCTGGGGCCGGTGACGCCCGGATACGATTTCATGGGCCGGCTGAGGAGCGGCATCGACTCCATCCTTCCCCAGCACGCGCATGAGCTGGCCCGGGGACGGCTGCACGTGTCGCTCACTGGCGTGGCGGACTGGCAGAACCGCCTGGTGTCCAGCTTCGCCTCCAGGGACGACCTCATCACAGTTCTCCTGGCGAGCTGCTTCGTACCTGTCTACGCGGGACTGAAGCCCGTGGAGTACGAGGGGCAGCGCTGGATGGACGGTGGCCTGACCGACAGCCTGCCTGTGCTGCCCACAGGACGCACCGTCACCTTCTCACCCTTCAGCGGACGGGTGGATGTGTCCCCGCAGGACTCGAGGTGGCCTGGTGTGTACGTGAGCGTTGCCAAGCAGGACGCCATGGTCTCCGTGGCCAACGTGGTGCGTGTGTGGCAGGCACTCTTCCCTCCCGGCCGGCAGACGATGGAGGCGATCTACTGTAGGGGGATGATCGACACTGCACGTTTCCTGAGGAGGGAGCGCTGGTCTCAATAA
- the Hnrnpa0 gene encoding heterogeneous nuclear ribonucleoprotein A0 — MENSQLCKLFIGGLNVQTSESGLRGHFEAFGTLTDCVVVVNPQTKRSRCFGFVTYSNVEEADAAMAASPHAVDGNTVELKRAVSREDSARPGAHAKVKKLFVGGLKGDVAEGDLIEHFSQFGAVEKAEIIADKQSGKKRGFGFVYFQSHDAADKAAVVKFHPIQGHRVEVKKAVPKEDIHAGGGGARAARGGRGGGRGRGGGGGGRDQNGLAKGGGGGGGGYNSYGGYGGYGAYGGGGGGGSYGGGSDYGNGFGGFGSYSQHQSSYGPMKSGGGGGGGGSWGGRSNSGPYRGGYGGGGGYGGGSF, encoded by the coding sequence atggagaactctcagctctgtaaGCTGTTCATCGGCGGCCTCAACGTGCAGACGAGCGAGTCGGGGCTGCGCGGCCACTTCGAGGCCTTCGGGACGCTGACGGACTGCGTGGTGGTGGTGAACCCCCAGACGAAGCGCTCCCGCTGCTTCGGCTTCGTGACCTACTCGAACGTGGAGGAGGCGGACGCCGCCATGGCCGCGTCGCCGCACGCGGTGGACGGCAACACGGTGGAGCTGAAGCGCGCCGTGTCGCGCGAGGATTCGGCGCGGCCCGGGGCGCACGCCAAGGTGAAGAAGCTGTTCGTGGGCGGCCTCAAGGGCGACGTGGCGGAGGGCGACCTGATCGAGCACTTCTCGCAGTTCGGCGCGGTGGAGAAGGCGGAGATCATCGCCGACAAGCAGTCGGGCAAGAAGCGCGGCTTCGGCTTCGTCTACTTCCAGAGCCACGACGCGGCCGACAAGGCGGCGGTGGTGAAGTTCCACCCGATCCAGGGCCACCGCGTGGAGGTGAAGAAGGCGGTGCCCAAGGAGGATATCCACGCGGGCGGCGGGGGCGCGCGGGCGGCCCGGGGCGGGCGCGGCGGCGGCCGgggccgcggcggcggcggcggcggccgagACCAGAACGGGCTGGCCaagggcggcggcggcggcggcggcggctacAACAGCTACGGCGGCTACGGGGGCTACGGCGCCTacgggggcggcggcggcggcggctcgtATGGCGGCGGCAGCGACTACGGCAACGGCTTCGGCGGCTTCGGCAGCTACAGCCAGCACCAGTCCTCGTACGGGCCGATGaagagcggcggcggcggcggaggcggcggcAGCTGGGGCGGCCGCAGCAACAGTGGACCGTACAGAGGCGGCtatggcggcggcggcggctacGGCGGAGGCTCGTTCTAG